In one Polycladomyces zharkentensis genomic region, the following are encoded:
- a CDS encoding carbon-nitrogen family hydrolase — MRISLVQMDIAWGDPKQNRQRAEEWIRQAAEREQADVVVLPEMWNTGYALDRLEDGADRGELAEWMASTAARYRVHLVGGSIAEKKADHFWNTAYIFDRHGKQVARYAKVHLFRLMDEEKYLQAGDQRVSFSLESHRAGVMICYDIRFPELARSLALDGAEILFVPAEWPLARLKHWRLMNQARAVENQLYVVACNRVGVGGRDVFGGHSMVVDPWGEILVEGGEEEALLTVEIDLAEVARIRRKIPVFEDRMPGVYRSLGIDRDGDGES, encoded by the coding sequence ATGCGCATTTCGTTGGTACAAATGGATATCGCGTGGGGAGACCCGAAACAAAACCGGCAACGGGCGGAAGAATGGATTCGTCAGGCCGCGGAACGAGAGCAGGCAGACGTGGTCGTACTGCCTGAGATGTGGAACACGGGTTATGCGTTGGATCGCTTGGAAGATGGTGCTGACCGGGGAGAGCTGGCGGAATGGATGGCGTCGACCGCAGCGCGCTACCGTGTTCATCTGGTGGGGGGTTCCATTGCCGAAAAAAAAGCGGACCATTTTTGGAACACGGCTTATATTTTCGACCGGCATGGCAAGCAAGTGGCCCGATATGCCAAAGTGCATCTGTTCCGGTTGATGGACGAGGAAAAATACTTACAGGCGGGGGATCAACGGGTTTCATTCTCCCTTGAATCGCACCGGGCGGGCGTGATGATCTGCTATGACATCCGTTTTCCCGAATTGGCGCGCTCCCTGGCGTTGGACGGAGCGGAGATTTTGTTCGTTCCAGCCGAGTGGCCGCTGGCACGCCTGAAGCATTGGCGGCTGATGAACCAGGCGCGTGCCGTGGAGAACCAGTTGTACGTCGTGGCGTGCAACCGGGTGGGTGTCGGCGGTCGGGATGTGTTTGGCGGGCATTCCATGGTGGTTGATCCTTGGGGAGAAATCCTGGTTGAAGGCGGGGAAGAGGAAGCGTTGCTGACGGTGGAGATCGATCTCGCCGAAGTCGCACGTATCCGGCGGAAGATTCCGGTGTTTGAAGATCGTATGCCGGGAGTGTACCGGAGCTTGGGGATCGACCGGGACGGCGATGGAGAATCCTGA